The stretch of DNA CATAAGGGGAGTAGAACACCCTATTGTTTGAGACAGAAATATTTCAATTCCAAGTTATTCCCGAGGCCATTCACAGCGAATTTATTACTGGAGTGAACTTTCATGGCGCCTTCAGTTATCTGTTCGATTAAATAGATCACTAGTGCTTCTTTCTAATATTTCGCTTACAAACCATGAGAGTCAATTTCCCATTCCAAGAAGCTGCTATTCTTTATATTATGAATGATCTCCACATGGTATGGCGAAATTTTCCTAATTATTATATACACAATAAAATTTATAAAATATCAGTTTATGTATTTTTGAGGGGATTTTATTACTACCTTGGAAAAAATCAATAAGGCCGGTCTTAAGGCAGCATCAAAAAGTATAAAGACCGCGGAAAAGTATGAAGGAAAGGGGAAGACAAATTTTGCCATAGAGATGAGGAAACTTGCCGGAGATCAGCTTCTTAAGATTGGCCAAACTGAAGCCGCTAATGCCCAGTTCAATATTGCAGCCAAACTATCCGAAGAAAGAGGGGAGTTTGTCGAAAGGGAGGGGGAACTTCACCAGGCAGCGATTTATTATGAACAGGCAATTAAATTAATGCAGAAGAGCGGAAGCGGTAGTGATGGCGGGATAGAGAGAGTAAAGCAGAAGATCATTGGGATCAGTTCAGTATCACCACAGGGTGGCAACGATGAGGAAAAGAAAAGAGCTGATCTACTCAAAGAAAGGACGATCGCAAGGGTGTCTGCCGCAGTGGTTGAGCACGAAAGCTCGTCTGAATATAACCAGAGGCAATATGAAATCAATAAAGAGCTCAGTAGCAGACATTTCTCTGGAATAAAAGGTGACAAAAAAATCAGTCACAACAAGGCTCTTCATGAGGGCATTCAAGTTGATCAGGTCGATTTAGACGATGCTATGCTTAACTATAGCAAAACTGCGGACAAGGCCACAAGACACAAGGAATACATTGTTGCTGGTAACACTTATGTAAGGGTTTACGAAATGTTAGTAAAAAATAATGATGAAAGTCGTGCCCAAGAGTTTATGCATAAAGCCATGGCTGTGTTTTTAGAGGGTGGCGATTATTATTTCACTAAGAAGAGATACGATGAATCTGCTCGCGCTTTTGAACATGCGGCAACTATTCATATGAAGTTAGGTGAAACAGATTCCGCCAGAATAGTAATGCGAAGGGCTATAGAATGTTATATGATAGAGGCGGATAATCATCTCAGGAAGAAAATGAAGAAGGCTGCAATATCCCCCATTGAAAGAGCCATAAGAGTATTAGAAGAAAGTGGAATCCCGGACGACGAAAAACGGAACGAATTGCTAACCCTGAAAACAAACATGGAGCGTGATTTGAATTGAAAACATTAAATGATGCAGAAATGAACGATACGGAAAAGGCAGTGATGGCCAGACACCTCAGAGAAGACGAGGAAGTTTACTATGTCGTTAGGGACGTGAAGTCTCATGCTGAAGAAATCAGAACTTTTGGGCAGGCTCTGTTTGATCGAACATTGGCAAAAAAGTCAAAAGCCAAGGGAACGGATAAGTTTACTTACATAGTATTCACGAGATTAAAGGATTCAGGCGAACCAGCGAGGATGTTGTTTCTGCACGGTATTGATGCACGTGGCCCGCGCCTTCACTTCAACAAAAGCAATACAAAAAAAGGCACTGAAGGATATTATACCCAAGTTAACACTCTGAGAGTTTCCACTCCACACAGTATCGTTTTCAGTCCGACGCTTGTTTACCGTCTTATAACGGAACAGGAAAAATCCAGAATTGAAACCCAAGAAAAGGTTGCTGACAGAAAAGTTACGAAGGAAATCAGGAGGGCAGAGGCTAAAGCAAAGAAAATAGCTGCGAAAGAAGAGAGAAAACATCCATCAGGGAGGAATTTTTCTACATGGTATGAAGTCAGGTCCCTAGACGTGGACAAGAAGTTGCTAAAAGGGGGATTTGTGTCTCTGACTGTCGTAGTAGAAAATTTTAAAAGGAGAAATGCAAAAGATTTCGGCACTATAGAACAAATAAAGAATGATATGGGGGTAAGTGCAAAAGGAGCTTCTTCTTTGGCCTCAGGTAGAGATACTGAGAACCACAATAGGGTAACAAGTTCCATACAGCGGCCGTACGAATTGGATCTATTTTTCCGTGATAAGACAGAAGAAGTGTATGCGAAGTTCAGAGAGATTCTAGGAACTTGATCCAGCGTATTTCTCACTGGGCAGCTTTATTCTGATATTTCCTACCTTTTTGAAGCGTATCTTCCCTTCGAGAAAAAACACAGACCTTCAAATCAATGTTCTGTTCACAAAAATTATTGCCAGTTCTACGCTAATACAGGAAGCCGCTTATTTCGTTTCGGAGAACGTCATTTGCGAATGTCAGCCAGGAACATATTTAGACGCCCTTAGTGAGGGACCAGGAAATAATATACTTCCAGATAGTTTTGCACTAAAATTTTTTGGGATTTACAGACTGATAAGATGCTAGCGTCTGAATGGAGTTTTCGATTTTGACATCAAAAATAAGATGGCATCTCCTTTGTAAATTGTATTTCCGTTGTGAGCCAAAAGAAACAGCTTTATTCATACTTATTAAAGTTTTTTTCAACCCGGCTTGAGGTTTGAAATCCATTTTGATAGGGATGCTCAGAGAATTAGCTTATACAAGGGAAATACCCAGGGACAAAATTTAGTAAGTGGTGCTTTTAATGATTTTAGTCCGAACAGTTCATAAATAATGATGTTCATTTTACATTATGTGAATTGTTTTCATGTAGTGCATGGTCCGGGATATATTTTGAAATTGGTTAAAATCAATTAGGAAGCATCTTCGTCCCAGTAATTTTATCCTAATTGCGTGCAAGAGATTTTGCCTATTGAGATTGAGGAAACACTCTTTGAATCTGAGCTCTTTTGAAAATGGTAGCCCAATAATTTATTAAAAAGTGCTCTAAATTTGGATTCAGGAAGCTGTATAAACAAATATACGTGTTAGAAGCCGCCGACGGGATTCGGACCCGCGACCTCGTGCTTACCAAGCACGCGCTCTACTAGGCTGAGCTACGGCGGCAATGAATATGGGAAAGAAACTATGTATATAATTCCTTTCAGTTGTTGAGCCAAGACCCGCAGCAAAGCTGAGGAACCCGAAACACCTGCTGTTTGTTGGTCCCCAACACTGGAATAAGAAGGTTAAATATCGCACATCGTTATCTAAAATCATGTTCTCTGTGGGGGAGGAGGAAGCAGACCTAATAAAGCAGCACTGGGCTGACTTTTTCAGTAAATACGGTTACAGGACCGCCATAAATTTCCTCAGCACTCAGTATCCAGATGAGAAATCCCTGAAGGTTTCATTCAGGGATATATATGATTATGATTCTGACGTTCCCTCTTTTTCCTCAAACGTTCTGCAGATGCCAGAACTTTATCTGGGGATAGGAGAAAGCGTAATCTCAGATGTTATGCAGCAGAAAAAACCCTCTGATTCGAGGAGAGTGAACATACGCCTTGTAGACCTTCCTGCTAAGGACGTAGATACTGAGATCCGCAACATCAGGAGTTACCACGTTGGAACCCTGATCAGCGTCAGTGGCATAATAAGGAAGAATACAGAAGTTCTTCCCAGGCTCCAAAATGCAGCCTTTGAATGCACTGTATGCGGAACGATAAATTATGTGAAGCAGGAAAGGGGAAGGCAGGATGAACCAGTAAGATGCCGTAACGAAGAGTGCGGACTTGACCGGACCAAGACTAGATTTAAGTTGCTGACGGGCGAATCAGAGTTTGTGGATATCGAAAAGATTGAAATCCAGGAAAATCCGGAAACGCTTGAAGGGGGAGCACAACCACAGAGAATCACCGTCGTTCTGGAGGACGATCTTACAGGGAAGCTCTTTCCGGGAGATAGAGTTATCATAGATGGAATTCTCAAAGCCGAACAGAAAAGAGCTGGTCCGGCTCTGTTAACGGAGTTCAGCGTGTATCTTTATACCATCAACTACAGGAAGGAATCAAAGGATGTTGAGAACATTCACATCACGGAAGAGGACGAACATGCCATCATTGAGCTATCTAAGGAGCCGAATATAATAGATAGGCTCGCCAGTTCCATTGCACCAACGATCTTCGGGCTTGAAATGGTCAAGACTAGCCTCGTGCTTCAGATGTTCGGCGGTGTACGAAAAACGATGAAGGATGGCACCAACATCCGCGGGGATATCCACATTCTCATGGTTGGAGATCCTGGAACTGCGAAGTCGCAGCTTCTGAGGTACATGACTGAAATTTCTCCGAGGGGAGTGTTTGCATTCGGGAGGGGTTCAAGTGCGGCTGGACTGACAGCGGCCGCCGTGAGAGATGAGTTTGGTGAAGGAAGGTGGTCTCTTGAAGCAGGGGCCCTAGTACTGGCTGATAACGGCTTCGCTGCCATTGACGAACTGGATAAGATGGATGACAGGGATACGGCTTCGATGCATGAGGCTATGGAACAGCAGACCGTCACAATATCAAAGGCAGGAATTATGGCCACGCTGAAATCGAGGTGCTCAATACTGGGAGCCGCAAACCCGAAATTCGGGCGCTATGATCAGAACAAGACCATCGTGGATCAGATTGATTTTCCTCCGCCTCTTCTTTCCCGTTTTGATGTCATATTCAAGATGATTGACGTTCCGGAGAGGAACAACGACTCGAAGCTTGCGGAGCATATCCTGAAGGCGCATCGCGTTGGTGAAATTTACCGGAGTCTTGAGCAGAACGAGTTGACCGACATTGAAATACCAGAGGAAAAAGAATTCACACCACCAATAGAAAAGGAAATGGTGAGGAAATACGTGTCTTATGCAAAGAGCAGGGTCTTCCCCAGGTTATCAGATGAGGCCATCAGCCTGCTGAAGGATGAGTATGTCACCACTAGAAATACAGGAACCGACTCAATACCAATAACCGCAAGACAACTGGAAAGTACGATCAGGCTTGCAGAAGCAGCAGCCAAGGCTAGGCTTTCCGGCGTGGTATCTTACAACGATGCACTTCTCGCCAAGAGGATTGTTGACTATTATCTCCGTGACGTGTCAACGAGCAATGGAGAGCAGAGCATAGACATACTGTACACTGGAATGAGCTCCAAACAGAGAGGCGAAGCCGAAAAGGTCCTGGACATAATCAAGGAGATTGCCAGAGAGCTCGGTGGAGAAAAGAAGACGGTGGAAATTGAGGAGGTCATAAGGGTTGCAGTTTCCCGCGGAATGACAAAAGAGAATGTGGAAACAGCCCTCTCAAAAATGAAAAACCAGGGGCAGATATATGAACCCGGCTACGGGAAGGTTGGGGTTATCAAATGACCGGTCCTGCAGTGATGAGGATTGTCAGGGCTCAGGGTGAGATACTCCTGTCCGCGGCTGACCAGGATCTTCTTAACACGGAGGTCAGGGAGGGAAAACTTCATCTCAATATCTCAGAGGATTTCTACGGTAATGTGAAAGTTTCCGATGATACATTCCGCTCTTCACTAAATCTGTGCACGATTGCAAATCTCGTAGGAGAACACGTAGTTAACATTGCAATTGAAATGGATCTGGTATCTCCAGAAAACGTCATCTATATAGGCAGGGTGCCTCATGCCCAGCTCGCCAAAATAATCAATTAGCTTTATTCAGCTGCATAAAATAACCAATAAGATGGAAGAATCTGTCAGGAGCGTATTCGAATCAATTCAGGATAAATATGATTTTCTAGACTCCATGATCAGCTTCGGGTTGGACCAGCCATGGAGGAAGAAGATGGTCAGAGTAATGGAATTACGGGACGGTCTGCATCTTCTGGATTGCGGCGCTGGTACCGGAAAACTCACGGCCATAGTTAGCGAAAAATGCCCCACATGCATCATGACTTCACTGGATATTACTGAGAAAATGTTTCGGAAGTCACTGGTTCCAAGGACAAGTTTCGTGGTTGGCAGCGCTGAGAAACTGCCTTTTCCTGACTCATCCATGGACCGTATAATGTCTGCCTTTCTCACCAGAAACCTTTCGAGCCAGAAAAATTACTTTGACGAATCCTTCCGGGTGTTGAAGAAAGGTGGCCTTCTCGTGAACATGGATATCTACAAGCCAGTTATACCTGTATATAGGGAACTTTTTTCTGCATATTTCTTTCATATTGTGCCGTTCATTGGAGACAGAATGACCCATTCGAAATCATACACTTACCTTGCGAACTCGGTGATACGTTTCAAATCATCCGAGGAAATTTCCCGCCTGATCAGTGGGGCTGGTATGAAGGTTGAGAAAGTATTGAAGCTCATGCTGGGATCGGTAGTCATACACGTCGCAAGGAAAAGTTGAATATTTTGATACTCAGAGAATGAACCTAACTGTTTAGATAATAGGCGCACATGCTTGCATACGTTTAGAGAATCATTTGCTCAATATCCATGGCAAGATCTCCTTGATTCCGACGCTGGGCTAGAAGATTTCAACAGAAGGAATCTCAGAACGCCCCGTGTTAATAGTCACGTGAGGTGGCAGTTGACCTGACAGGAAAATAAGCGGAACAGGGGTGTCTGGGAGCGGGATAACATTGCTGGCGATTGATAAAGTTATAATCCCAGGATACAATGAAGGTGTTATCGGCGAGGCATTGCTAGACAATCAGGACATAGTGAATAAACTCGGTCAATTCAGGGTGATCTGAATGCAAGGATTCCAGTTAAACGACGAACTGGCAATCGAAGATGGAAAATTTCTGGTTATAGCCGGACCTTGCGCTGTTGAAGACAGGGAACAAATCATCGAGACAGCAAAGTTCCTCAGGCGCCTTGGCGTGAAGGTCTTGAGGGGCGGAGCTTACAAGCCAAGGACATCACCTGAATCATTCCAGGGACTAGGCCTAGAGGGCTTGAAATTGCTTGCAGAGGCGAGGGAAGCCACAGGCCTTGCCATCGTTACTGAGGTAATGGATACCTCTGTCATGGATGAGGTTTCAAAATATTCAGACATACTACAGGTTGGGTCAAGAAATTCCCAGAATTTTGCCCTGTTGAAAAAAATAGGGCATGTAGGGAAGCCTGTGCTACTGAAACGTGGTTTTGGCAATACAATTGACGAGTTCATCAGTTCCGCCAGGTACGTCTCTAATTCCGGGAACCACAGGGTTCTGCTTGTTGAGCGTGGCATCAGGACGTTTGAGAGTTCTATGAGGTTTACGCTGGATATTGGCGCTGTGCCTGTGCTCCATTCACGGGTAAAGTTTCCAGTTTTAGTTGATCCGAGTCACCCTGCCGGTCTTGCGGAATTTGTTGGATCTCTGGCCCTGGCTGGTATGGGCGCGGGTGCTGATGGACTGATGATCGAGGTGCATCCCAATCCGGACAAAGCCAAGAGTGATTCAGCCCAGCAGCTTAATTTCCAGCAGTTCGAGTCGCTCTATGGGAAAATGAAGAAGGTTACTGAAGCTATGGGCCTTCAAATGATCTGATCGACATTTTCTTTAGAGTGAATGCCTATTTGCATGCATGCCAAAAACCAAGATTATAGCCACCGTTGGACCAGCCAGCCAGGAACCAGGAATCCTGGCCAAGATGATCGATCTTGGCCTATCCTGCATAAGGATTAATTCTGCCCACATCACTGCCGGTTATATCACTGAGATCTCGAACATTATCTCGGATCTTAATACAAAGAAGAAAACGCATGTTGCCATTATGGTGGATTTGAAAGGGCCTGAGCTCCGAACCTTAACATTCCCGGGTGGAACGAAGAACATTATGCTTGGAAAGGAATACAGCCTAACCAAGGGCTCAGCAAGGGACGATCAGATAGGCATTAACCATCCAAGCATTCTTGGATCTCTAAAACCGGGAGACACAATTTTTATGAGTGATGGCAAGGTTTCACTGACGGTAATCAACTCCTCCAAAGATCAGGCCACCGTTTCTGCTGGAGATAATGCTNNNNNNNNNNNNNNNNNNNNNNNNNNNNNNNNNNNNNNNNNNNNNNNNNNNNNNNNNNNNNNNNNNNNNNNNNNNNNNNNNNNNNNNNNNNNNNNNNCATTAACCATC from Thermoplasmataceae archaeon encodes:
- a CDS encoding minichromosome maintenance protein MCM; protein product: MFSVGEEEADLIKQHWADFFSKYGYRTAINFLSTQYPDEKSLKVSFRDIYDYDSDVPSFSSNVLQMPELYLGIGESVISDVMQQKKPSDSRRVNIRLVDLPAKDVDTEIRNIRSYHVGTLISVSGIIRKNTEVLPRLQNAAFECTVCGTINYVKQERGRQDEPVRCRNEECGLDRTKTRFKLLTGESEFVDIEKIEIQENPETLEGGAQPQRITVVLEDDLTGKLFPGDRVIIDGILKAEQKRAGPALLTEFSVYLYTINYRKESKDVENIHITEEDEHAIIELSKEPNIIDRLASSIAPTIFGLEMVKTSLVLQMFGGVRKTMKDGTNIRGDIHILMVGDPGTAKSQLLRYMTEISPRGVFAFGRGSSAAGLTAAAVRDEFGEGRWSLEAGALVLADNGFAAIDELDKMDDRDTASMHEAMEQQTVTISKAGIMATLKSRCSILGAANPKFGRYDQNKTIVDQIDFPPPLLSRFDVIFKMIDVPERNNDSKLAEHILKAHRVGEIYRSLEQNELTDIEIPEEKEFTPPIEKEMVRKYVSYAKSRVFPRLSDEAISLLKDEYVTTRNTGTDSIPITARQLESTIRLAEAAAKARLSGVVSYNDALLAKRIVDYYLRDVSTSNGEQSIDILYTGMSSKQRGEAEKVLDIIKEIARELGGEKKTVEIEEVIRVAVSRGMTKENVETALSKMKNQGQIYEPGYGKVGVIK
- a CDS encoding DUF424 family protein translates to MTGPAVMRIVRAQGEILLSAADQDLLNTEVREGKLHLNISEDFYGNVKVSDDTFRSSLNLCTIANLVGEHVVNIAIEMDLVSPENVIYIGRVPHAQLAKIIN
- a CDS encoding pyruvate kinase; the protein is MPKTKIIATVGPASQEPGILAKMIDLGLSCIRINSAHITAGYITEISNIISDLNTKKKTHVAIMVDLKGPELRTLTFPGGTKNIMLGKEYSLTKGSARDDQIGINHPSILGSLKPGDTIFMSDGKVSLTVINSSKDQATVSAGDNA
- a CDS encoding class I SAM-dependent methyltransferase, with the protein product MEESVRSVFESIQDKYDFLDSMISFGLDQPWRKKMVRVMELRDGLHLLDCGAGTGKLTAIVSEKCPTCIMTSLDITEKMFRKSLVPRTSFVVGSAEKLPFPDSSMDRIMSAFLTRNLSSQKNYFDESFRVLKKGGLLVNMDIYKPVIPVYRELFSAYFFHIVPFIGDRMTHSKSYTYLANSVIRFKSSEEISRLISGAGMKVEKVLKLMLGSVVIHVARKS
- the aroF gene encoding 3-deoxy-7-phosphoheptulonate synthase, which translates into the protein MQGFQLNDELAIEDGKFLVIAGPCAVEDREQIIETAKFLRRLGVKVLRGGAYKPRTSPESFQGLGLEGLKLLAEAREATGLAIVTEVMDTSVMDEVSKYSDILQVGSRNSQNFALLKKIGHVGKPVLLKRGFGNTIDEFISSARYVSNSGNHRVLLVERGIRTFESSMRFTLDIGAVPVLHSRVKFPVLVDPSHPAGLAEFVGSLALAGMGAGADGLMIEVHPNPDKAKSDSAQQLNFQQFESLYGKMKKVTEAMGLQMI